From the Verrucomicrobiota bacterium genome, one window contains:
- the recO gene encoding DNA repair protein RecO, with protein sequence MEERATGLILRTRLLTETSLIVHWLTPDQGRLATVAKGARRPKSPLRGKLDLFYLANFTFARSLKSDLHNLREVELVETHEPLRHDLTKIQQMAYAAGLIEQNTETDTPLPELYELLRSFCACVSKQRTHLRYPLAFELKLLAELGLLPDFSALRHADTVKTALAQLLESDWATLALLELSPAILDEINHFQHGHLIYHLGRLPASRSAAMHGEVGV encoded by the coding sequence AACGCGCCACTGGTCTGATATTACGCACCCGGCTCCTGACCGAGACCAGCCTGATTGTCCACTGGTTGACCCCGGATCAAGGGCGTTTGGCTACCGTGGCCAAAGGCGCGCGCCGTCCCAAATCTCCGTTGCGCGGCAAGCTGGACCTGTTCTACCTTGCAAATTTTACCTTTGCGCGCAGTCTGAAATCCGACCTGCACAACCTGCGCGAAGTGGAGTTGGTGGAAACCCATGAGCCATTGCGCCACGATCTGACCAAAATCCAGCAAATGGCCTATGCCGCCGGTTTGATCGAACAGAACACCGAGACCGATACTCCACTGCCCGAACTCTACGAACTGTTGCGCTCCTTTTGCGCCTGTGTGTCCAAACAGCGGACGCACCTACGCTACCCGTTAGCCTTTGAATTAAAGCTGCTGGCCGAACTGGGATTGCTCCCGGATTTTTCCGCCTTGCGCCACGCGGATACGGTAAAAACCGCTCTGGCCCAACTGCTGGAATCGGACTGGGCCACTCTGGCGCTGCTTGAACTGTCGCCCGCCATTCTTGACGAGATAAATCATTTTCAGCACGGCCACCTGATTTATCATCTAGGCCGCCTTCCCGCCTCTCGCAGCGCCGCCATGCACGGGGAGGTTGGTGTCTGA